A stretch of the Malus domestica chromosome 08, GDT2T_hap1 genome encodes the following:
- the LOC114826576 gene encoding probable inorganic phosphate transporter 1-4 — MALELLSQLDSAKTKFYHFTAVVISGMGFFTDSYDLFCISLVTKLLGRIYYHVPGSSKPGSLPPNVACAVNGVALCGTLVGQLFFGWLGDKLGRKRVYGITLMLMVGCSICSGLSLGSSPTSVMATLCFFRFWLGFGIGGDYPLSATIMAEYSNKKSRGAFIAAVFAMQGFGILAGGVVAIVVSAIFNSLYHAEPYSVDPLGSTVPQADYVWRIILMFGAVPALLTFYSRMKMPETPRYTALVAKDQSKACQDMTKVLHIEIKELQQEEHAHINKSSSFGLFSREFLQRHGKHLLGTATCWFLLDIAYYSQNLFQKDIFSAVGWLPSASSMSALDELFKIARAQTLIALCGTVPGYWATVFLIDYIGRFAIQLIGFFFMTVFMLVLAIPYEHWSRPQHNIGFIVIYGLTFFFANFGPNATTFVVPVEIFPARLRSTCHGISAASGKLGAIIGAFGFLYAAQNQDPAKADPGYPAGIGMKNALFVLAGINVIGFFFTFLVPESKGKSLEEMSRENEDEAEVQTSRV; from the coding sequence ATGGCGCTTGAACTCCTGAGCCAGCTGGACTCggccaaaacaaaattttaccaTTTTACGGCGGTGGTGATTTCAGGTATGGGCTTCTTCACAGACTCATACGACCTATTCTGCATCTCACTTGTCACCAAGCTCCTTGGCCGCATTTATTACCATGTTCCGGGGTCTTCAAAGCCAGGTAGTCTACCCCCAAATGTGGCGTGCGCGGTCAATGGAGTTGCCCTATGCGGAACCCTTGTCGGTCAGCTCTTCTTTGGGTGGCTGGGTGACAAGCTCGGCCGGAAGCGTGTTTACGGCATAACCCTAATGCTCATGGTGGGTTGTTCTATTTGTTCCGGCCTTTCTTTGGGTAGCTCCCCAACTTCTGTCATGGCCACTTTATGCTTTTTCCGATTTTGGCTAGGGTTTGGTATTGGTGGTGATTACCCACTTTCGGCCACGATCATGGCGGAGTACTCCAACAAAAAGAGCCGAGGGGCGTTTATAGCCGCTGTTTTTGCTATGCAAGGGTTTGGGATCTTGGCTGGTGGGGTGGTGGCTATTGTGGTTTCTGCTATCTTTAATTCTTTATACCATGCTGAGCCCTACTCCGTGGATCCACTTGGGTcgactgtcccccaggcagactATGTGTGGAGGATTATTCTCATGTTCGGAGCAGTCCCAGCCTTGTTGACTTTCTACTCCCGAATGAAGATGCCGGAGACCCCTCGTTACACTGCCCTGGTAGCCAAGGATCAAAGCAAGGCGTGCCAAGACATGACTAAAGTGTTgcacattgaaatcaaagagcTGCAACAAGAAGAGCATGCCCATATTAACAAGTCCTCAAGTTTTGGTCTATTTTCCCGAGAGTTTCTTCAGCGGCACGGCAAACATTTATTGGGCACGGCCACCTGTTGGTTCTTGCTGGACATTGCTTACTACAGCCAAAACCTTTTCCAGAAGGACATCTTCAGCGCCGTGGGATGGCTGCCGTCAGCAAGCTCTATGAGTGCCCTAGATGAGCTTTTCAAAATCGCTAGGGCACAAACCCTAATAGCCCTATGCGGCACAGTTCCAGGATACTGGGCCACGGTCTTCCTCATTGATTACATTGGCCGGTTTGCAATTCAGCTAATTGGGTTCTTTTTCATGACTGTTTTCATGCTTGTCTTGGCAATTCCATATGAGCACTGGTCTAGACCTCAACACAATATTGGATTTATTGTCATATATGGCCTAACATTTTTCTTTGCCAATTTTGGACCCAATGCTACAACGTTTGTTGTGCCGGTGGAGATTTTCCCAGCTAGGCTTCGGTCCACTTGTCATGGGATTTCAGCGGCTTCTGGCAAGTTGGGAGCGATTATAGGGGCTTTTGGGTTTCTGTATGCAGCTCAGAATCAAGACCCGGCTAAGGCTGATCCAGGGTACCCAGCTGGAATTGGAATGAAGAATGCTCTCTTTGTGCTTGCAGGAATCAATGTTATTGGGTTCTTCTTTACGTTTTTGGTGCCAGAGTCTAAGGGAAAATCACTGGAGGAGATGTCAAGAGAGAACGAAGATGAAGCTGAAGTGCAGACCAGCAGAGTTTAG